The genome window ATTCATCCGACCCAAAATGACACATCATGCCCACGTGCCTAGCTGATCGTCACTCCAGAGGTCGAGTAATATTACACTATGCTACAGTGGCTGGTTCACTACTGCACCTGCGCCGCCCATGGCAGCGGCCAGCAACGCCTCACATGCCTCACCCAACGCCGCAGTcatgccctcctcgccgtgtGGCGGGCGGATCAGCACCACACCAGAGCCGGGGTGAGCATCACCgttctcgacgtcgccgcctcTGAACACACCGACGTGCGCCTTGACGTATGCTGGATACACAATGTTGTCAAAGTACCCCGGTGGGTCTTCCCATACTATgccagcagcagcatcGTCGGCGTCTGGCGTAAGCTGGGTACGATAAATGGGCTAGCTaaagctcaagctcaagctccaCAGCCTAGGCATGTCAGTTTCAGCCAACTCACGCTGTAGCGCATACGACCGCTGATCCCTGCGCGCCCGCAACGTCTCCTTGGGCACGCAGAGCAAgagcttgacgtcgagcgtgtcggCGACGGCTTGGTCCCAGTATAGCACGAACCCATCAATCAGGATCCATTGTACGGCCCGTGTTTCGGCGAAACGTTCCCTCCACTTGGCAGCCACAgtcgcgtcgacgcccacCTCGGTCTGTTTGTTCAGGTGGTCATTGCTAGTGTACTCGACTCGCCCCGTCTCTCGTACACGCTGCAAAGCACCCCGCAGACGAGGCCAATCTATACATGTTTCCGGATCATCCCAGTCCTGAACGCCGTGCTCGGGGTGCACGGGGATGTCCTTCTCTGGGGGGCAGAAGTCGTCCTGGTGCAACAAGATGGCGTCGGGGAGCAGACGGCAGAGATGTTTCGCTAGTAGAGTCTTGCCCGAACAGCTCGCACCGCTTCTGTCAGCTTGGTCACGGGTCGAAACCTACCCGATGCCAACAAGGATGACTCGAGTGGtcatgttgttgttgagAGTATGGTGTATGCGTGGGTCTGAGGGTAGAGGGTTGACTCGATGATGGAATGGTCACGTGGTCGATTGGGCCCCCTCCATGAAATCTGTCGAAATCACAATCTCTCGCTCGGCATTCTTTATTACCTCTCCACTTGATCCTCCTTTCTCTCTAGTCGCCACGacctcatcgccgccaTTCAGCACCTAGGCAGGCTCCTTCGTCCCGCGCTCACATTCATCCCGCGCTCGACCCTTGTCACTTTCCCcacccttccttccttcccgTCTCCCCGCACGTTCTCCACCACAATGTCCAACGCCGAAAAGTACGCGCTCGGCCCCGTCCCAGCCATCCCCGGCACCGACTATGCTCGTGTACCCGTCGACCAgttccgcgccgccgtggcCAAGGTTGTCGCGGACGCGTGGGACGAGACCCCAGAGAAGATCTTTGCCGGTGTTGACATCGGCAAGAAGGGTGCCGACTTTGCTGTCGCGACCCCCCGCttcaagaagggcaagccCGACGAGTGGGTCAAGAAGGTCGTCGATGCTGTGAGTATACGCAACGAAATATGATGGAACGAGGTGGTTCTGGGGCCGAGATGGCTGACGTCCAGTTCAAGCCCGACAACTACCTCtccgaggtcaaggcccAGGGCCCCTTCCTCATGTTCACTGCCAAGTAGGTCTGCACGTGTCCCAAGGGCACACGCCCGTGGCGAATGCTCGCATGTATCACCACCGACATGCTTGCATTGCGGCATACCGGCGTTTAACCAGCTCGAGGCTAACCCTAGCCGCGCATCCTTCGCATACCACATCCTCAACACCATCTCCAAAATGtcggccgaggctgaggctaAGCCCGACTGCCAAACGCTCGCCTACGGCACgaacgaggacggcaagggcaagcacATGCTGATCGACTTCTCGTCGCCCAACATCGCCAAGCCTTTCCACGCCGGGCACCTCCGGTCGACCATTATTGGCGCCGTCATTGCAAACCTACACGATGCCGCCGGGTGGAAGGTCACGCGCCTCAACTACCTCGGTGACTGGGGAACACAATACGGCTTGCTGTCTCTGGGCTTTGACCGCTACggagatgaggaagaaTTGAAGAAGGACCCCATCAAGCACCTCTTCAAGGTGTACGTCAAGATCAACCAGGACAAcgcggccgagaaggagaagtTCAACAATGGCGAAATCACGGACGCCAGCACTACGACGCACGCCCAAGCGCAGCGCATCTTCAAGTCGAtggaggacggcgacgaggctgcGCTCAAGCAGTGGCGCCGGTTCCGTGACCTGTCGATCGGCAAGCTTGACCAGACTTATGACACGCTCAACGTGCACTTTGACGTTTACTGGGGCGAGTCGCAGGTGTCGGACGACAGCATCCTCCGCGCGATCCGCGTGTGCCAGGAGAAGGGCCTgacggtcgaggaggagaacggTGCACTGCTTGTTGACTTGAAGAAGTACAAGCTCGACCGTGCCATCATCCGCAAGGCGGACGGCACCTCGATCTACCTCACCCGTGACATTGGTGGCGCGTACGACAAGTACCAGAAGTACAAGTTTGACAAGCACATTTATGTCACGGCGCACCAGCAGGCGCTCCACTTCAAGCAGCTCTTCAAGACGGTCGAACTCATGGGCGAGGAGTACGCCGGCAAGCTGGAGCACGTCACCTTTGGCATGGTGCACGGCATGTCGACGCGTAAGGGCAACGTTGTGTTCTTAGACGACATCCttctcgacgccaaggacgcgaTGCACGACGCCATGAAGTCGAACGAGGCCAAGTACGCGCAGGTTGAGGACCCCGAGGAGACGTCGGCGATCATTGGCGCCACCGCTGTCAAGATCCAGGACTTGTCGGGCAAGCGCTTGAACGACTACACGTTCAACATCAAGCGTTGCACCAGCTTTGAGGGTGACTTTGGACCGTTCATCCAGTACTCGCACGTCCGTCTGTGTTCGGTCCAGCGCAAGAACCCCAAcgtccacgtcgtcgagacGGCCAACGACATTGACGTCTCGATCCTCTCCCAGCCCAAGATCCACGAGATCCTCTACCACCTCGCCCAGTACCCTGACGTCGTCAAGACGTCGCTCAAGTTCTCCGAGCCATCCACCATTGTCACCTGGTGCTTCAAGCTGTCGCACCTCGTCGGTTCGGCATGGGAGACCATCAAGGTCTCGGGCGcgtccgaggcggaggccaaggctcgtctcttcctcttcatccaGATCCGTCATGTCCTCGCATCGGCCAtgcgcctcctctcgctcacGCCCATCGATCGCATGTAATGCTCGTAGCTAATAGACTGTGTCAGGATAAGCAGTATGCATTGCCCTGGGGTAGATGAGATGGGAGaggtggtggggttggaATCAAGCATAACAGCACAATTGGGACGGAACCAAAAGCCACGTGTAGGCTGTGAGGATAGTGGAGGGTCAAATAACCTCCGCTCGGGAAATGTCCTTTGCTCTCCGATTTCGATTTCGGTGCAACCTCATCCGCAACAGACATCATGGCGACAAAACGGGCTCTCGGCGTGCTCCGTACAAGCAACAGCGTAGCCTCGTCCTCTAGGGGGTAAGCACGACCTTGAGCTCTTGGCTCGAGCTAGTTATCCTGACTGCGTTAACTCCAGACTGGCCACGACTATGATTTCGCGAGACGAGCTCTCCCGCGCCCAAGTATCCGACCCCTCCCCCGTCGACATGGGCcccaaggccgacaagcTTCGCCTCGAGTTCCCCCCCCTCAACCGCGTCCCCCAAACCCACGGTGTCCACGTTGCCACGCTCCACCTCCGCGCCCACTACCCCTTTGCTCTGGACATTCAAAGTCGGATTGCGATGCAGGCCGCTTCGTCGCTCAAGATTCCTACTTCTGGAGTCGCGTCCTTGCCCACCAAGACGGAGCTTACGACCGTTATCAAGGGTCCGTTCGCGCATAAGAAGAGCCAGGAGAACTTTGTGCGCAAGACGCATAAGCGCGCGATCAAGGTGTTTGATGCCGAGCGCGATGTACTCGACCTCTGGCTCAGGTACCTCCGCAAGAATGCTATGGGGGGCGTGGCGATGAAGGCTTACGTTCACGAGTATGCCGAGTTTGGATTCGGCGCAAAGGAGATGGCAAACCTCGAGAACATGCTGGCGGGCGGTAAGGTcgcggctgcggccgaggagattgtCAAGGCTTTTGGCGGGCTCGAGTTTGAGGATGCAAAGGCCCAGCctgtcaaggaggtcgaggccaaggctgaggccaccgaggaggtcaaggccgaggagagtgTGGAGAAGACCGAGGccaccgaggccgccgagacCGCCGACGCTGCCAACGCTGCCGAGCCAGCAACGgccgagaccaaggacACTCTGGCATAGGCATAGCATGCACACCGATACAGATATACATATACTCTAGTCTACTAAGTCAGGCCtccctcgtcttcctcgagcgccttctTGACGTGCAGCAGAATCTTAGTCTTCCAgttgtcgagcttggtAACCTGGTCGTACTGGAACACTGCGGCGGTGAAgcggtcgacgtcggcctcctcgcacGCGTCAACAAGCTCCTTTGCAAACTTGGCCTCGCGGGTACTGGGGAACGTGAGGTCCTTGTGCGCAAACTCGTTGAGGTTGCGTTGCGCGAGCACGAGATCGCCCATTGCAATGCTGCACATGATTGCGCGCAGCCAGTACTCCTTGACGCTGTACTTGGTCAATGGCGAGGTGAGCGACCAGTCCGCCACAGTCGTGTACAGCTGCACGGCGCGCTGGTAATCGCCTAGGTCAGCGCTCAGCTCAGCCGCGCTCTGGTAGCACTGGTTTGCCGTTCTTCCATCAGCTCTACGTGTAGAAAAAGCAAAACATACGCATTCGCATCTTCCTGCTTGTACCAGTCTCCAGCGCGCTGGTAGCTATCGCGCGCCTTTGCGATATCGAGCCCGTCCTGTGCGTAGATCTGTGcaatctccttctcgcggTCCGCTGCCTGTCGGAAATTAccggcgtcgagcacgagcttGATAGTCTGGTGGAGCGCGTTGACCGCGGCTAAAGTCAGCAATGCTGGACGCCTCGACGCTCAAACTCACCCGCAGGGTCCACCTTCTTCAAGCTCTTTGCGGCGTTGTGGAAGGCGTTCATCGCGTCATTCTTCTCGTCCGCCTTGAGTCGGCACccagcctccttctcaaATGCCTTGCCACTTTGCGCCCACGCCCCGTCGACTTTGTACGCATTGCCTGCCTGCTGTTAGCCATTTCCATGAAAGTCGGACCTGCTGGAAGAGGTCGgctgcctcctcccacttcgtggaggaggaagagaacCAGCctgtcgaggacgaagccttcttctcggccttTGCGAAAAAGTCGTCTCCACGGGCCATGTTGATTGTTGATGTGGTGTTGCGCAGCTGCTATGATTGAGATTGCATCGCATCCGCTGCATCATGACGTTGACGTATCGGTACCACCACGCGCTGGGTGGCGACTGACCCGTGGGAAAGTCATCCACGTGGAAAGCCAAGGTGGAGGGACGGAGATTGTGACTGAGTCAGCGTTgtggcgccgaggatgcTACTGTTTGCCAGAAGTGGAGGCTTAGAATGAGATCAAGTTGTTATTGCTGTTGGCCATCGTCTATCGCCATCACATTCCAATCCATCACTCTCCTACTCTCTTACTTTTCTGCTCTGCACAACTGCACACAACGCTCTGTCACTTAATCAGCAGCTCTCTaagcccaagcccgacACTCATCTCTTCACCTTTACACAGCTTCTCCATCCCCATCACAGCGTTCACCTCTAGCTTCCAGCTTGGTATTCCGCGTATTCAGCAACCATGTCTACCGGTCGTGACATTTAGTGAGTCCACGATGGCCCATCTTTGTTTTATTTTCATTGCTAACGCCCAGTGGTACTGAGCAGGATCGCGTAAACTGCTCGTTCTACCTCAAGATTGGTGCTTGTCGCCACGGCGATCGTTGCTCGCGGTGAGTAGAGCTGTCATATTCCCCAAagtagctgacagcagtaAGCACATCAGACCCGGGTTCTCGCAGACAGTGCTCCTCCCAAACGTGTACAACAACCCGTCGCACACCACTGAGGGAGCCATGATGACGCCCGAGGAGCTACAGGCCGACTTTGACCGTTTCTACGAGGACTTCTTCATGTGAGCTCTGGCAGCCGACTTgagctaaccccagccaGCTGTGCAAGTACGGTAACGTGCAGGAGATGCACGTGTGCGACAACGTCGGCGACCACCTCGAGGGCAACGTCTACGTGAGGTATGAGTGGGAGGCTGAGGCAGCCAAGGCGGTCGACCAGCTCAACAACCGTTGGTACGGCATGCGTCCGCTGCACGCCGAGCTGTCCCCGGTGAGCGACTTCCGTGAGGCCTGCTGCCGCCAGAACGAACTCGGTGAATGCAAGCGCGAGGGGTGAGTCACCAAGTTTTGGAGCAGCAAGcaactgacaccagataCTGCAACTTTATGCACCTGTGCCACCCGACCAAAAGCCTGGTATCCAACCTGCAGGGGAGCCAGCGGATATCGCGCCGCAAGGCTGCCAACGGCGGCATCACAGGTGCCGACACGGGCGAGCTTGGGTGGGTGCCAGGGGCCCGTGGCGGCGGTCCGCCGCAGGACGAGGGGCTTGGCTGGGTGCCAGGGCGGAGGTAGATGTACATGTAGTAGTGTGATATGGCATGGGTTTGTCTACaagagcttgagcttgccaGTCACCTGGTTGATGAGGCGTGCCGGACCGGGTCCGATTCCGCAAACGGTCTTGGACCCCGGCGCGACCTGGGTACGGCCTGCGTCCTGGATAGTACGAGCGCAgaggttgagcgcgcgcgcctggCGGGCGAGCTCATCCAGCTCCTCAGTATTGGCGCACCGGAGGGCAATCTTGGGCTGCCCGTGCATCTTCCATTTGGACAGGAGCTTGTGTAAGCGGGGACAAGTCGGGTTGGGGGGGCGCAAGACTAAGTACTGCAAGCCATGATATCGCAAGCCCGACTCACCCTGGGATTACTCTTTAACAGCGTCTCATAACAAGCGAGGGTAGCGTGCCCACACTGAGCCCCAATCTTTCCCTTTGTCATCTTGAGCTGGTCATTGACGACcaggacgagcttgacgtcgtcggctCCAGCCTTGACTGAACCGAGGTTGGCAGCattcgccgccgcctcgtcctctgcaTCCGAATCCGAGTCGCTTCCTCCTTCCACTGAAGACTCGCGCTTCCGAGCATGCAAAACGGGCGACAAGTATCCTCGAACTTGATACCCAACCGCAAACGCCGTGGCCGCCACCGCAAGCGTCACGGGTACTGGGCCGAATGATGAGGCTGGGTTCAGCAACCTCGCTTGAAGAAGGTGGGGACTGGCGAGACGGGACATGGGAAAAGGGAGAGGAACTGACCAAGGATCTGGTCTCGCATTAGTTTGCGTTGCGTTGTCAACATGTGCCCGAACCACCTGTCGATCTTTTACGCGATGGCGCGGACATTGTCCACTCTCCGCCCCAACCACTTATATTCATGTTACTTGGCATGTTGGACATGGCATCACATCACACAACAACCATGACTTCGTATAACACGGCCGGCACCGTGTCTGCcccgctcgacctcgtgaGAGGGGAGCACGAGAGTGTCACGATCAAtggcgcgcgtcgcgtcgcacCAAAGCCAAAGGTCACGCTGACCAGTTTGACCGTCAATAATGTGAgtgagagggaggaggggcaaggaaggcgcggcggcggcggcggcggcggcagaagaagaagaagaagaaaCGACAAAGTAAAAGTAACGGATGGCTAACTCAAGGTCGGGACACTGCGCAAGATCAACAATGTCGTGTTTCCCATCGTCTACTCTGAGCGGTTTTATAGCGAGGTCCTGGAACCCAGCCTTGACGACGTTAACAAGCTGGGTGAGTAGACTTGGCGCATGATCACTTCAGTACTGATACCAGTCTACTACGCAGACATACCCGTCGGCGCGTGCTGTTGCCGCATCGAGACGGGGGCTAAGCAGGACCCGCCGACGCTTCTGATTCTGACGCTTGCGTGAGTCGACCATCTAGTCTACCATCTCATCGTCTACCACCTTGACACTCATTGGCACGCCTCCCCTTGACACACACTGGCACGCCTCCGGATTCTGTCCAACCCCAAACCACCCCCTGCTTGCTCGCGCCTCGCTTACTCCAGCGTCCTCGCTCCTTACCGCTCGCAGGGCCTCGGCTCCGCTCTCGTACGGCATGCACTCCGCTCGGCGCTGCACCCCACCGCTCCTCCCGCGCCCACGCCACCTGCTACCGGTACCGCTACTCGCGCACAGCTCACCCAGGCGCCGCCACGCAAGGTCATCAACCGCGCTATCGTGCACGTTCAAGTTGGCAACAACGAGGCCAAGCACTTTTACGAGCGCCTCGGGTTCAAAGAGAACAAGATCCTCGACAACTACTACACGTCCACGCGTATGGAGCcgcgggcggcgtggaTGCTTGTGTGCGACGATATTGCCGCtgcgcttggcgaggaaggcgccAACGGAGCTTAGAGCATGCAGCATGCAGCATCATACATACCCAAATTTGTGCATCGCCCGCAGGCGTCTACTGTAGAAAAAGATATTACCTATGTGGTGACTACGACGTCTCGTCACTATTCGTCCGCCGACGTGGCTCGTGACTCGTGACTCGTGATTGTCGTCCATCCCCTTTACATGCCGCTCTCGAACTCGtcggcgcgacgcgcgcgctcgacctggcGCCTCCGCGCCATGACCTTGTCGGTGAGCCATCTGATGCGCAGAATGTCGCGGTTCAGTCCGAGATACGTCTCGACAACCGCGTTGCTCTGCTCAAACTCGGGGAGAATAAGCATaatgtcgtcgtctgggagctcctcgagctggagacGGCGCACTGCCTCTATGCGTCTCGCACCAGCATCCGACTCTGGCGAGCCAGTTGGCCCCGGCGTGTTCCGCCCAGAGGCAGCGCCGCTCTGTGGTTGCGGGTTAGCTGGCGTCGTGAGTGCTTGGAGCTCCCCGCCAGGGGAAAAGGACATGCCCGTCGTCTTGGGGGTGAGGCCGGAGAGTGCGAGCCCTCCTGTCGACGACACTGAGGGGTTGATGATGTTGCCACCAGATTTACTGCGGATATGAGAGGAGCCTGTCAGGCTTGGCATGCTCGCTGCCGCGGCGAGCGTTCGCTCACTGCGCGGCTTGTCGGTACGTGGAACGACCATCTCTCGGCGCGTTTCAGTCGACTGCGGGGTTCGGAGTAGGCTGCTGCCCATGTCACCGTTACTGACCGTGATCGGCGGGTACACTGgtgaggggagggaggggtcGTTGATGGTGGGGGTATACTGTGGTGATCGGGTCGTGTATGCGGTTTGAATGTTATATGTTGGGCTGAATTGAGTATTGATGGCTTGCGGTGCCAGTGCCGGTCGTGGAATCGAATGCGGTTGTGTCTGTTGAGCAATGAGCTGGGGAGGGTGTTGGAGGGCGTGTGTTTGAGCCTGTTGCTGGTTATGCAAATGTTGCTGCGGTTGCTGATGCggctgctggtgctggtgcgTTTGCATATGCTGCACTTGCTTTTGAATGACCTGGGAGGTCGAGTAGTGGAGCTGGTGTGcatggtgaggaggggtctggggaggagcagcagcagggtGGTTGATGCTGGTGTTCTGTTGAGGTACGAGTTGCTGATACAGTGGTTGGCCAGCATgtgtcgacgaggttcGGGTCGGTGTCCCCTGCGGTTCTCGATGCGTGCGTATCCTCTTCCTGTCGCCGCCCTGAGGCGTCGACCCGAGCAGAGACACGTCGTATTCGAGAACGCGCTTCTGGTGTGGCATCGCGAACGCCTGATGGTTCTGGCATGTCAGCGTGTACCACACCTCACTTTGTTCCTCACTGGATCGGCAAGCCCGAAACTGTCGACGTTTTCGCTACTGTCTCCCTCTTCGGCCCATATTGGTGCCGGTTCCGGTATCGGCATGCCGTGTTGTATGCTCGTGTGTTGTTGAGGTTGACCTGGGCCGTTGATGTGAGACATCATGTGAGTCCCATCAGGTATCCCTGTGGATTGCCTCACCACACTGTGCGCCAAAACTGCGCCCGAGGTCTCTGAAGCCGACGACCCGTGCGAGGGTACTCGCCCTTTCGTTGGTCGTACTCGACAGTCACTTGGGCACAGCTGGCTGAGGCCATGAAACCAAGGAATGTAGATCTTTCTTCCCTTCTTGGTTTGGTGACCCTGCTCACATCAGCCGTCGTCCACCCATTCATCAACGTACGTTTCGCTCAGCTGCTGCCCACGACTCCTCGGACGCTTGGAGCTTGTGCTTGTGGCGATCCCACGAGAAACCGGGACGCTCCTCAAGGTATTCCCGTGCAAACTTGAACTCGCGCTGTAATCTCTGCCAGCGCGATCTGCACGCGTCTGGCGTCTTCTCTCCGCCAGTCCCGTTGGTGCTCTCCAGCGATTTGGCGGCCTCCTGCCACACCTCTGGCTCAAAGCCGTTATCGGCAGTGCGGCCCTTTTCGCGATGTCGTAGAAGCACTTCGAGAAGCAGGTCTGTGTCGGGGTCGGCCCAATGCGCGCTCTTTTTGCGGATCTTGTCCGTGCTCGTTGAGGGTGATGTCGCGAGCGATGGAGGGTGTGTCATGTGAGCACCGTGCACCGTGTGGCGTGGGTGATGAGTGGGCATGGGCGGGGCCAATGGACCGGGCGGTCCGGGGCCCATGCCCCCATGCccgaccgccgccgcactcATGCGATCCGAGTCGCGTTGAGACGACGATCAGGCAGAGCGATGCAAtgggaaggggaggaagggagcggaggaaggtgggtaCCAGATAGAGTAGCGGATCTCTAGACGACCATGGCGATACCGACTGCAGTGATTGCAGTGGCGAAGGAAGTGAtgggaagggagggagaaaGGGAAATGGAGTGATAGCTTAGAggatgagaatgagagaatgagaatgagaatgagatCTGTAACGGTGGGATGATATCGGATTGGGAGGGGGttgggtgaggagggggtGGGATGAGGGtaggaggacgaggaagggCCAAGGAGATGCGAGTGGACGGCTGACCGTGCATGGTGACGCTTAGTGGGCCTGAGTGGCCTGGGTGGCCTGGGTTGGACTCCAGGGTTTATAGACCTTAGGTGGGGGCCAGGCTGGAAAGGAGGTCACTCACTTACCTTAGGAACATACCGCACCCATCCAACCTATTGACTCTCGTCTCTACGCGTATTAATACTAGGACAATCTCCATCTAAGATTTCACGCTCTCCTCAATCTCGTTCTAACGACCTGCGACATTGATTACTTTGAGATTGGTATACAGACATTGTCTACTAGTTTACCAGTTGAACGAAAATACTGCGATCAGATCGTCATCATTAGGGGCCGACGGCGCCTTAAACATAAGGTAATGAATGGACGACCTGTAACCTGTAATGTGGTCGGCTAAGGGACCAGGGACTAGTACGCAGTTGAACGCAAGCTGCAAGTTGGCTGCCCAACTTGCCAAACTTGCCCAGCATGCATGAACATGCTAACCAGGCTGTCAACCAGTAACCTGGATCCCCGAGACGACCAGTGTCCATGTCAGGAGGATGATAATATCGCGGCCCAGAACACGTTGacgtcgcggccgtcgcgACAGCAACCGCCAATATCGAGGATGGAAGCAAGCATGCGGCATGAGGGACAGTTAGGGCATGACCTGAGACTATATTTCGGGTCGTTTGTCTGCTGGTCGGCCTAGTCGGGCAGAGTTTGTCAACTGCGAAATGACGAACCGATTAGGGTAGTAGACCAGAGGCGTAGAGGAATGAATTCAGCTAAAGTAAAACGGGTACAAGAAATGACATGTATCAAATGACAGGACATGGAGACATTTGGACACAGTTGACCCTTCCCCTGTTCCGCGGGTGAGATAAGACGGGCCGATTTCAGCCCATCTCACCAACTTGCATGGCACTCGTGCATAGAGCAGTCATTCCCGTCCCGCCCAACCCTCCCTTACAGCAAACCACATGCATCACTACATACCTCAGTTGACAGTTGGCAGTGGTACAACACCCGCTCCCGATCGACGTGCTGTAAGTGTTACCTGCACATGAGTGGCTGGGTGCGTGAGAGTCGGTCATGATGACAAGCCCACATAAGTTTCCCTGTATCCGTTAGTTGACAAGTCCAGGCCAGTTACCCCACCCAAGCTCCCTAGCGAGGCTGGGTGTACATTGCCCGACTACCGAGTGGGAGTAAGAGGGGGACATGATCACTGGGAGATGCCACTGACCGCAGGGTTTGGGCACAGACACTAGCAGATCAGCAGAAGCGATGCGTATATTCACTACCCTCTGAAGCCTCAATGTGGGGGGTCGGGGTCCGGAACCTTTACCGGGTTGCCGAGGCTCTCAAGGATCGGGGATTTGGTTTAGccagcctcgtcaaggTCTGCGCTGTTGCGAATCTGAGAGACGATGGGGCCCGACACCGGGTTTCAGGATGTGTTTCGAGTCCCCCCTCAACGGACAAAGGTAGGGTTGGAGTTTGACCCTTGTTGCCTTGTGCCAGTCTTGTCGGCATCTTACGCCATGGAAGGAATACCAAGTTACGGTACCAAGAtgggaaggaggtggaggatgCCACTTTGTTGTGTCATCGTCAGCGACAGCGTCAGTGCCTTGACTTGAAAGAGATTGGTGATCGATCGACATGTAGGATATGTAGAATATGCAGGGGTCAAGTGACTTTGAAGCAGGGTCTTTGAGAAACTGGATCTATTCCCTTTCTCACTTAATACTTGGGCCAGGATCGAAAAGGATCCCCGGCATTTGCCGGCATTTGGGATGGGCAAGTTGGACCTGGTGACATGATTGACCTTGTTTTGAGTACTGTACGTACTGTAACATTTCTCTTAACCCTCATGCTCTTCTTACTCGACAATTCCCCAAACCGCTTTCACATTTAGACATTACGGCATTAAAGGTCTCCCCTCGCCGCTTTTACCAAATCATCAAACATTTACAGTACTCAACACAAGGTGCTGAATTAGCCTCCGTAAACTTAATCCAGGAGTACATATCACCAGTAGCTCCAAAGAGGTAAAGGGGGATAAGGGTAAAATAGTCGTACAGCCGTGCCTCGAGAACAAGCCTCCGAACAATACGCGTCCTGGCGTCATGTCTACCTTGTTCCTCATTCATTTCTTGTCATCTTGTCTGTTCAACCTTGTACGACACCCAAGTATACAACCATCTCCAACATTTGAGCGCGATTGGTCTTCATTGTTTCACAAATTGAATACGGGTCATCTGTCGTGAAGGATCTCTATATCTCTATGCCCCACTTGATATTCCAgctcccccccccccccctccacccGTTTGGCATTGTCGAGTCTCCCAGTGTTACCTATATACCCGACTCTACCCTATAATATACCCTGTAGCTTTACTCTGgttcctctctctccctccgaTCCCTCCACTCTTAATACATCATCAGGGTCATCCCCACTCTAccgtcatcatcatctaCCCATC of Cutaneotrichosporon cavernicola HIS019 DNA, chromosome: 4 contains these proteins:
- the NAT5 gene encoding uncharacterized protein (N-acetyltransferase NAT13), whose translation is MTSYNTAGTVSAPLDLVRGEHESVTINGARRVAPKPKVTLTSLTVNNVGTLRKINNVVFPIVYSERFYSEVLEPSLDDVNKLVYYADIPVGACCCRIETGAKQDPPTLLILTLAVLAPYRSQGLGSALVRHALRSALHPTAPPAPTPPATGTATRAQLTQAPPRKVINRAIVHVQVGNNEAKHFYERLGFKENKILDNYYTSTRMEPRAAWMLVCDDIAAALGEEGANGA
- a CDS encoding uncharacterized protein (Myb/SANT-like DNA-binding domain) — encoded protein: MPTHHPRHTVHGAHMTHPPSLATSPSTSTDKIRKKSAHWADPDTDLLLEVLLRHREKGRTADNGFEPEVWQEAAKSLESTNGTGGEKTPDACRSRWQRLQREFKFAREYLEERPGFSWDRHKHKLQASEESWAAAERNGHQTKKGRKIYIPWFHGLSQLCPSQPQQHTSIQHGMPIPEPAPIWAEEGDSSENVDSFGLADPNHQAFAMPHQKRVLEYDVSLLGSTPQGGDRKRIRTHREPQGTPTRTSSTHAGQPLYQQLVPQQNTSINHPAAAPPQTPPHHAHQLHYSTSQYTPTINDPSLPSPVYPPITVSNGDMGSSLLRTPQSTETRREMVVPRTDKPRSERTLAAAASMPSLTGSSHIRSKSGGNIINPSVSSTGGLALSGLTPKTTGMSFSPGGELQALTTPANPQPQSGAASGRNTPGPTGSPESDAGARRIEAVRRLQLEELPDDDIMLILPEFEQSNAVVETYLGLNRDILRIRWLTDKVMARRRQVERARRADEFESGM